TCTGTGAAACTGCCCACTTGTTGAACTACACATTTGGAGAATTGAGTTCAATTTCATGCTTGATTACAGGCAGACTTGTACAATCAAGAAATTAGTTAAAGGAATAAGCAATATtttaccactaggtggagcttgagcactgtctgtagaccaaaacaatatGTGTATCAAGCCACTTCTTTCTCTACCTCGCTCCCACACTCTTTCTCACCCATCAGCTCGTTATGAGTCTAATTGCAAAGGATAAATGTACAgcagatgaaaacaaaagttttggtctctaccagaaaatcctctgaataacacagaagaaaataaaattaaggatTTGGAGTAGTCTAGACAAAGTTCAGACTTAATTCCAATTGAGATATTGTGACATGATCTTAAACAGTCGGTTCATGTGTGAAAACTCTCCTTTATGACTGACTTAGCACAGTTTTGTACAGAAGATTGGGCCAAAGTTCTTTCATAATAATGTAAAACCTTCATGCCCAGCTATCACAATCATttgacagctgttttttttagccaaGGGTGGCAAAAGCAGGTTATATTTATGGGGCAATAGTTTTTTCAGACATGAACAGGTTGGTTTAGTTAGGCTTTTCTGTAAATAACAAAATTACATTGTCACAGTTCACTAGTTATCTTTGTATGATAATAAAATTTGTCTGGTatgtaaacaaaaaatgaaaaagttggGTACAAAATGGCAACTTGACTTGGCAAAGGGGCAAATTGACCTGGAGCTAGTTGAGTCATTACCTAAACCTTTACTATACAggaacacaatttattttttgtttctccatCTTTCATTTTTACTCAAATGTCTTACTCAGCAAataaaaactgcagtttttccCGCTCTAATACAACTGCCTCACTGACCAACTCTTCCTCCTCTGGTGTtgtcttttttcctcctttttttccttccctgaCATTTTCTGTTATCTCTACTCTTTTGCATTCTGTTGATTATTTTCTACACCATCCGTttgtcataattttttttttaattcacccGAAGAAACAGCAGTTGAACGAAGTGCAGCAACAAGAACACTGCCTTCTGGTCACCCTCACAAACCTGTCTTTCCAACCAGACCTTACCCACCATGGTCGACTGCTCCTATTACCGTCCCTGGCCAAACAAGGCTCATCGGAGTGGGGGGTCTCCTCGCCTCTGCCGATTCACCGGCAGGCTCACCAGCTGGTTCTCCACTAAAATCTGCCTGGCCCCTCTCAGCGCCTTCCCCTGCATGTCCCACAACTATAAAAGCAATCTCGGGTGCATCACCCCCAACACCTGCCTCTTCGTCTCCAGTTAAATCAATCAGTGACATACCATCATCCCCAATCAGATCTTACAGGACTGTGCCTTCACCTATTAAAACTGTTGTCCAACAGGGTCCATACCCCATTTATGGGTCTTCTATCCTTGCAACATCTGGAAGTAAACCAGCCACAGATCCTGCTTCAATTAAAAATCTTGCATCAGCATACACAACAAGGATCCCTCTACATCCTTCAATACCAAATGGTTCTTTATCTGAGAGAACCTCAGCCCCTACTTCTTCTGTCACATCACCGAAATCACTGTACAACCTGTATGGCTCTAATCTGCCTTTTAAAACTACTCATGTTACCACAGCTACTACAGAAGCCACCTCATTTTCTTCTGTAAAGAACATCTCTAGCCTGTCATCTCTAAAGACGTCTGTCGACTCCACGCTCACATCTCGAGGAGGCAGGACATCCATCTCATCCCTTTCttcagctggtcagaataccaTTTCTTCTTCCGATTTTTCCATGATGAACGGATCAGTCTCGCCGATTAAATACCCATCGTCCTCCTCCACCCCGTCCTCGCCTTCTTCACGTCTTCTCTCAGAGAGAAGCAACAGTCTTCAGGAGAGGATCCAAGCCACCACCCATGCAGCAACTTCCAGTGTCAGTGCAGCCATAAATGAAGCTTTAGACTCATACTCAGTCTCAGGGTACGGCACACTTAGGTCACTGTCATCTTCGCGCAGATCTGCTACAGCAACTCCACCTTATGGTTCCCTGAGATCTGCATCTACCACCCCAAGTCCAGCAATCTCATCTAATTCAATGACTGTCCCTGTTTATTCGCTTCTCAATGTCATCCCTGACAGCCCTGTCAAACCAGGCCCTGGGTCTCTGAAAATGGCACTGCCTGATTCCCCTCGTacctcatcttcttcttcttctttcccttCATGTGTCACTGGAACAAAATTGAAATCCCAGTTAAAATCCCCTCCATTTATAACACCACCAGTAATCCATCCAACTGCAGCCTCCAATCAGGAGATACTGAAAGATGTAGCAGACATGAAACAGGATCTAATTAGAATGACAGCTATTCtccagacagacacacagatgGCTGCTAAAACTGTACAAACATCAAACACTGGCACTCCTAAAGAGTCTAAGTTAGAAGACCAGGAGCCACACACACTTGTTGAGAaggtaaaaaaagatttattcaaaGTCAGTGAGATACTACAGAAAGATATAATGGCCGAAGGTAAGGCAGGTAAAGAGACAAGCTCAGAGGAGGAATGGGAGGAATTTTCCAGAGATGAGATTGAGGAGGCTCAAAGAAGTGCCCTCCAAGACTATTACCTTCCATTTGAAGAAAACACTCTTTTTAAGCACCAGTCGATGTCTAGCAAAGAATTGGAGTTAACTAAAGTAGTAGATTACTTAACAAATGACATTGGGGCCAGTTCTCTGTCAAAAATGGCAGAGTTGAGAAGTAAGCATGAGGATGAGGTGAAAAAGGAAGGGGAGGAGAAACAAAAACGAGTCCTCAAGCCATCAATGACCATACAAGAGCACAAACTCAAAATGCCTCCACCAGTTTCAGGCATGATTAGGTCTCCCTCAGAAAAAGACTTAAGCAAGCTTGCTGAGTCGTACCAAGGGTCAGACACAATCTTGGAATCCCCTGAGGAGCTGTCCCATGAGCAGGATAAGAGTCCCCTGTCAGACAGTGGGTTTGAGACGAGAAGTGAAAAGACACCATCTGCTCCTCAAAGTGCAGAGAGCACAGGTCCTAAAcctttatttacagattccCCGATACCCCCATGTGTAACTGAGACCAGAACTGAGGTAGTACACATTAGAAGCTACGAGCAGCCCGATGACCTTTCCGAGCCTGGACTCATGGAGGAGGCTGCATCTGCTTTACCTCCTTTAGAGCCAGAAAGTTCATCAACTAAACCTTTACAGATGAAAATGTCAGAAGATGATGCCTTAATGAACAAAAGCATGTGTCTTAAAGAGGAAACTCATATCACTACCACAACCCGTATGGTGTATCACAAGCCCCAACTGACTGATGGCACAGAGATGATAGAGGAAGGCATGTCAGTCAGAGATAtcatgaaagcttttcagtcaGGCCGAGACCCATCTAAAGAACTGGCAGGCCTCTTTGAACACAAAGCTAGCCAAGACTCAGTCAAAGGTGACGAACTTACTCCAAGGTTTTTAGACCGAGACATTAAATCCAAACCTAAAGTTGAGAGAATAATTGAGGTTCATATTGAAAAGGGCCACAGCACAGCAGACCCAACTGAGGTAATTAtcagagaaacaaagaaacacCCTGAGCTTTATATCTACAAAAGTGACCGTGGAATAAAGGAGCTTACAGATTATGATGAGGCCCAACAGGAAGAAGAGGAGCTTACTGCCGAAGAATCTCTGCCCTCCTTCCTGGAAACATCCCGCGTTAACACGCCAGTGTCACAAGAAGAGGACAGTCGCCCAAGTTCTGCCCAACTTATAGGAGATGATTCATATAAAGCTCTAAAACTATTAAGTCAGCACTCCATAGAATATTGTGATGATGAATTATCTGAAGTTCGAGGAGAGTCATATAAGTTTGCTGAGAAAATGCTTCTCTCAGAAAAAATTGAAACATCATTGCAGTCTTATTCAGATACAGAGGATCCCTCAACTGTGGCTGACAAAGACCACCACCGAGTTTCTGAGGAGACTGGTAGGTCTGAGGGTGTAATTCAAGGACAAGGAAGCCCCAAAAAAGAGTTTGTTTCATCATCAAAGGATGGCTCCCCTAAATCAGGTAAATTCATGCATAAGGAGGAACCATCTCAGTTCGATAAGGTGACAGTGCTCCATTACTCAACAGAACCAGGCAGCCCAAAACATGCCGTTTGGATGAGATTCACAGAGGACAAACATGATAGAAGTAGAGACAAACTGCTTTATGAGGATCGGGTAGATCAGACAGTGAaggaagctgaagaaaaacttAGCGAGGTTTCTCAGTTTTTCCGTGATAAAACGGAGAAGCTTAATGATGAGCTACAGTCCCCAGAAAAAAAGCCAGTAAGACAACTGAAGGAGCCTAGATCCTGGCCTAGTTCACCTAGCAGCAGCCCAGAGAAAATACTACAAAAATCTAAAGCAGGGGATGAGTTGTACAGTAAAACCAAACTTAAGGAACCTTCGGTTGGTAAATTCTTCAGCAGCGCCACAGCAGTTGAAAAGAAAAGTTCTAGCTTACCAAGCAGTCctcagaaaagtgttttttctagTAACATTCAAGAAAAAATCAAACCAGAGCCAAAGACCAGTGCGTCTGAACCCTCTTCTCCAGCTCATTCTACTTCAACATCTAAGGTCAGTGCAGTGAGGATGAAGTTTGAAACTGCAGCTCAGAAGGTCAGTCAAAGTCAGTCTAGTCCTACTAAAATTCCTCCACCAGTGCAACCAAAGCCATCAGTTAAGAAACTGCAGGAAAGCAAACTTCCTGTTTATCAGTTCTGTACCGGAGGAAAAGCCTCAAAAGTATCTGAGGCATCAGAAGAACATGtacaaaaaaagaatgaaagggACAAAGAAGATAGTAAGCCTGAGCTGGTACCCATCTCTAAAGTTCCCAAATCAGACAAACttccaaataaaaatgtcattgtGCACTCTCACGACATTAATGAAACTAAGACTGATAAAGTAGCACCTAAAGGTAAAGATAGCCAGTTTAGTCCAATGCAGGAAATTAAGGAGAGTGATAAAAGCCAGACAGTTAAGACACCTGTTGTTTGTGACAGTGATACTAAAAAGTACCAACAGATCACAAAAGATGTATCATCCACCAAAGATGGAAAGCCTGAACTGTCCTTAAAGGACCCAGAGGAACCACTAAACAAAAACCTTAGAAAAAAAACGGAATCCCAGATTCCTATAAGAAAAACATCCCCTTGCTTAGATAACAACctcacaaagaaacagataaCAGCAAAGCCCTCACAGATACCTACATTATCTAAACCCAAAAGTCCAGAGACAGGTCgagcaaaaacagatctaaccTTTGAAATTCTGGACAATTCACCCAAAGATTCCAACTCCAATAACCTCCCTAGCCCCATAGAAATACTGGAGAAAGTAATAACCCCTCCAGTTACTGTAACAACCAAAGAAAACTTCAAGGGCATCAAAACATTGCCTGTTTATGTCCAGGTTGGTAGGCAAGCAGAGAGGGAGGCAAAGGGATCACTGTACACAGTCAAACAGAAATCAAGCTCTGCAATTAGTCCCATAAGCCCAGAGGATGACACATTAGAGCAAGTTTCTTTCATAGACAGCTCAGGTAAAAGCCCCCTTACACCAGAAACCCCCAGCTCTGAAGAAGTCAGTTATGACCTCACATGCAAAACTCCTGATGGCTTTATTGAATTCCTTTCCGGCAAGCCGAGCCCCATCATGGAGGTATCTGAGGACTCAGAGGAAGATGGTCAAGGAAATACAGTGTTCTCTCTTAAAGAGGcaaaaacagaaagtaaaactAGTGTTCATGATGCCCAAGCAGACTTTGTTAATGCtaataaagaagaaacaaaaatgaatgACAATCAGCAAGAGTTACctgataatttaataaaagaagaaacgGTCAACAACATGCTTGGTGAAATTAAAGGCCAGGAGCAAAAACAAGTGTCTAAAGACAAGGGTATTGCATATATCGAGtttcctccccctccccctctggATTCAGCTTCAGAAATTtcagacacagagagaaaagactCATGTGCCTCTTCAGAGACTGAGACTGAAATGATGGAAGTGAATTTACAGGAGGAACATGACAAGCATCTGACCGAACCAGTTATACGTATACAACCCCCTACTCCAGTTCCCCCTAGTACAGATGACAGTCAGTCAAATGCGGAAGATGATGATGAGTCAATCTTCCAACCAATTCCTTGTAAGAAATTGACCTCCAAAGTttctgaggaggaggaaaataaaagggAGAAAGAGAAAACTCCTAAATCcaaaagacatgataaaaatGGCAACAAGGAACCTGGTGGGACCAATGGCTCCAATGGCTCCACCAATGGATCTAAAGGTTCCAACGGTAAAGGGGATGATAATGACTGTGAACAAAATGGAAATGACCAGTCAATAACAGACTGTTCAATAGCCACAACAGCTGAGTTTTCACATGACACAGATGCCACAGAAATAGACTCACTCGATGGCTATGAGCTTCAAGATGAGGACGATGGCTTGTGCGAACAGGCAGATTTACGCCTTTTTGGACTTCCTGACAGCCGGAGAGATGTCTGGGCAACAGACACATTTAGGTCTTCTGACCGCTCTTTTCCTCAGACCAAGCTGGAAGTTATTGAGGAGGAGAAGACCCCTGAGGAATGCCAGaaggacattttgaaaaaagatACATCCACACGTAATGGAAAGACGGATGACGTTAGTAATGATGGAGCTAAAGCCCAGGAACAAAGACTCTCAGACAAAGAAGGATTTTCAGACTCTTACTTTAGTTACAAATTAGAAGAGGAATTAAATTCTCCTTTTAAGACTGTGGCCACTAAGGGCCTGGATTTTGATCCATGGCCCAGTAAAGGTGGAGAAGGAGAAATTGTTGACATGGGTGGGACACGGGGAAACAATGGGGAGCCAAAGCCTTATGGACTAGCGGTCGAAGACCAGTCTCAGGCTACAACAGCGGAAACTACCCCTGCCCAAACTCCAACGGACGATAGCACGCCAACGAGCGAACCAAACCCATTCCCCTTCCATGAAGGGAAGATGTTTGAGATGACACGCAGTGGTGCGATTGACATGAGCAAGAGGGACATGGTGGAGGAGAGGCTCCAGTTTTTTCAGATTGGTGAGCATTACTACTCGGCGGGCAGGTACAGGGTCAACGACTTTGAGAAAGATGCCTCCTCACAACACAGAGATGAGTTTAATTCTCAGTATACCTTACCAATCCCTGAAGTTTCCCTTCAGACTACAACTTTAGAGATATCCAATGTGTCTGGTTACAGCACATGCAGAGAGTCAGCTTCCAACAATGAGCCAAAATTCTCCACTTTTAGAACAGGTTCAAAGCCAGCATCTTCTGATGCTTCAAATAGCACTTCTAAATATACAAGCACCTTTGATGGCAATACTAATGAAGTCTCAGGGACCACTGTAGATAGATTTTATTGTGTTATGCCAGACTATGCAGATTGCTGTCATTTTAATACAACAAACAAAGTGGATGACTCTTTGAGAAGACCATCTTTTGTCATGGATCACGATTCGAATGACAATATTTGTTCAGACACACCAAAACAGACCCCAGAATATGAAAAGAGTTATTACCAAAGCACAGCTTTTCCTTCAGAACAGACAATAAATCTGCAAAGACTAAGCAGCAATACTAGTAGCACTATCCCTGACTCGTATTTAGGTATTTCTCATACTGGCAGTATTGTGTTGAACTTGTCGTCCTCTTCAAGACCAACACAGAAGGAGGTCAGTGGGACAGATGCCTCTCTAAGCCAGTTAGAGGAACACCACAGTGAGAGCGGGACTGTTTCTAATGTAGCAAtatcaaaaacaaaagccaaaGGAATCACCGACCATATAATCAGATCGAGGTTACCCTTGAGGGTAGATAGCCACAAACTATGCAGCCAAAGGCACAAAGTAGTGATGGGTATTtccaaagaaaatgttaatgaaTTCCCTTTCACGACACATGAGATGAAACAAAAAGTTAGGAAACGATTGGACCCTTTTGAATCTTTATTTCCTAAATCCCGAATCCCTATGttgaaagtcattaaaaaaCCCTCTTCTTCCCATGGAAAGACACTGGTCAGAAACAATCCTACAGTCAGACATAACAATGTTAGTAAGGGAGGAACTCAACATAAACACATAGACGGGGCATTGAAAGCCCAAAGCAGAGATAAAAAGAGTGCAGTAGTCCTAAAGAACTTTACTACAAAGTCTGTTAATATCCAGGCAGACaacactttaaataaaaccaaatccAAGGAGGCTGAAGCTAAGTTAGCAAGAAAATCTCTGCCCACTGAGGACAAGAAGAGCCACAGCCTCAGCACCACCAGGAACACTTCCCTGTCAGGACCATCTAGAGCTTCTAGGAGTTCCCGTCCTTCCTGCACCTCTACCTCCACCCCCACCTCCACCACCACATCACCATCACCCACTAGAGATGTCAGTCAGAGGATGAGGACGAGCAGGAGGAAGATTAGGCGGACACATGGAGGGAAGCAGCGTGAGCAGATGGAGGAAGGGAGTCAGGTTGATCAACCAATCACGACTCGTGTGATGGAGAACGAGACTAGTTTGTAAACTCTTTCTAAACACTTTAAGCACTTTATCTTTCTCTAAGAGATGCATGTAGCTGTTGTGGGTGGTCTGTAATGTGACGTAAGTGTAGCTGTCTTTTCTTCTTCCCGTCCTTCTTGTTACCTGTGTCCTGTGCTGTCTGATGTAGCCGTAGAGTAGAGGTGGCCAAGGGTAGTCCTCAAGGGCAGGGtacctgcatgttttagtttttttctgtggttCAGCCCACAAGAACCAAATGACAGTTTATTACCAGACGCCTGCAGAATTTAATTGTATGCTGAGGAGATAATTGAAGCATTTGAATCCCAAGTGTAGTAGCTAATCTAAAACATACAAGACACTGGTTCTTGAGGATAAGATCTGAACACCCTTGGTGTAGAGGTAAAAGAATCAACTTCCTTAGATTTGGTTTTACTAAATGTtggagatataaaaaaaaagaaagaaaagaatgaTCTACCGTTTTAGTACCAGTGGTTTGCAAAGATGGTCAAGAGGCAGGATTAGATTTCTCTATTGGGTGACTGCACACGTGGCAGTTTATTTGCACTCCCAGTGATTTTAGCCCTGCATTCCATCAGAAGACACAGTTCTCACCTTCACTCCGAACATGACTTGAAGAAGTTAGTTTGCCTGTTTTGAAAACATCATCTTGTgatatttctgctttttaaatcACTGTGAAAACAATACATTGGCTCAGCTTGAAAGCCACATAAATGTAAGCTACTATTTGTTCTACCAAACTTAATctataaattgtttttaatcagtgagAGGGAATGTTGCCTGATATTAAACTGTTTGTTAGTGTTGTGAAAGAAAAGTCATTACTAATATTAGTAAGTAGCATGCATTTAAGATTAAAAGTgtcgtgtgttttttttttctattttctggcCTCACAAATCCTCAGGTTTTTGCTTCTGACAATCAACTGATATTCTGGGTCGCTTTTACctcatgcagaaaaaaatatttttgcatctGACAGGACAGACAGGGAGATGGTCTCCTACACATTCAAAGTATTCAACATTacaataacaaatatagttATGCATAGTTGTGATGTAGAaggtaaactttaaaataaaataaaaattgaatttaattacattttaaaaaaagactgaaaagtaTGAATTACAGTTGTATTCAACCCTGTTTAGTTTGATACCTCTGTATGAAATGCAATtcaaccaactgccttcagaagttaccTTATTAATTAATATAGTTGATCTTTGTATAATTTCTTCTCAATATCCacccagctgctctgtgaaggcctcagcgGTTTGTCAGAAAATTTGAGAACAAACGCACTGTCTGCATCATTaaagatggtggtggcagcatcatgctaaaCATATAGTGGAATGGTTTGAGTCAGAGCATTTTCAAGTGTTAAACCGGCttagacctaaatctaattaagAACCTATGGCAATACTCTAAAACTAATGTTAAGCTACTTTTAAAAAACCAATGTGCACAAGTGCACAAATCCCAAATACTCCAAAAATACAGACTAGGGGAGATTAATACAAAATtagtattttctattttttttttttatagccaaATGTTTTGGTAAcgatttaacattttaattggCTTCAATGATTATGCTCTGCAAAAACGtcccaataaaaatattatgCTTGTGTATTAAATAATGTTAACATTCGAATTGTGGGAAAAATCTCCCAGAGATGGTATGTGCAGGTCTGCAGGTCTACATTAAAAGGATGTATACAAACTACACTTGTTTCCTGGTTAAGAAAGCTGTACTTTAGCTTTAGTGGACATCATACACATTTAAGTGTATTCATTTTATTAGTCATTGTCTAAGGGGATTAATTTTTTCATCCAGTTAAGTTAATCTGTGGCTcttgtttgttaaataaatgcaaaatacagCATCCTCGAGAATCATTCCGAGGGTGAGGATGTGCAGTTagccttaaaataaactaaTCTTTTAATGATAACAAAACAGAGTCAACTGTCAACTGATCCTCCACCCATCTTAATAACGGGTTTGAGGTGCGTTTCCCAATATTCATCTTTTGTCTCACAT
Above is a genomic segment from Fundulus heteroclitus isolate FHET01 chromosome 10, MU-UCD_Fhet_4.1, whole genome shotgun sequence containing:
- the LOC105937898 gene encoding ankyrin-3-like isoform X12; protein product: MLLNRGAPILSKTKNGLSPLHMATQGDHLNCVQLLLHHEVPVDDVTNDYLTALHVAAHCGHYKVAKVILDKKANPNAKALNGFTPLHIACKKNRVKVMELLLKHGASIQAVTESGLTPIHVAAFMGHENIVHQLINHGASPNTNNVRGETALHMAARAGQSDVVRYLIQNGAQVDAKAKDDQTPLHISSRLGKPDIVQQLLAKGACPDATTNSGYTPLHLAAREGHRDVATALLDQGANLSITTKKGFTPLHVAAKYGKIEVANLLLQKNAPVDAAGKSGLTPLHVAAHYDNQKVALLLLKQGASPHAAAKNGYTPLHIAAKKNQMEIATTLLEYSASTSTVTRQGITPLHLAAQEGNVDIVTLLLARDAPVGTSNKSGLTPLHLAAQEDKVNVAEVLVNHGATIDPETKLGYTPLHVACHYGNLKMVNFLLKNQAKVNAKTKNGYTPLHQAAQQGHTHIINLLLHHGASPNELTANGNSALSIARRLGYISVVDTLKVVTEETLTTQTVIEKHKMNVPETMNEVLDMSDDDVCKANVPEMITDDYFSDVEEEMDVGIINISYTCDDAMTGDTDKYLAPHDLRELGDDSLPQEGYMGFSVGARSQSTKASLRSFSSDRSNTLNRSSFTRDSMMIEEILAPTKDPHLLTPKDTDNDSLRRYSWTADPLDNVNLVSSPVHSGFLVSFMVDARGGSMRGSRHNGMRIIIPPRKCTAPTRITCRLVKRHKLATPPPMVEGEGLASRLVEVGPAGAQFLGPVIVEIPHFASMRGQERELILLRSENGESWKEHLYDSKTNDLNQLLNGMDEELDSPEELERKRICRIITKDFPQYFAVVSRVRQETHQMGPEGGTLSSRSVPLVQASFPEGALTKKIKVGLQAQPIPEDTVKKILGNRATFSPIVTVEPRRRKFHKPITMTIPIPPLSGEGLTNGYKGDSTPCLRLLCSITGGTSPAQWEDITGTTPLTFVNDCVSFTTNVSARFWLADCHQIPETVSLATQLYRELICVPYMAKFVVFAKMNDPVESSLRCFCMTDDKVDKTLEQQENFEEVARSKDIEVLEGRPIYVDCYGNLAPLTKAGQQLVLNFYAFKENRLPFCVKVRDPSQEPCGRLTFLKECRSTKGFPQTAVCNLNITLPTVKKTEKPDRRHTFASLALRKRYSYLTEPEKKTAVERSAATRTLPSGHPHKPVFPTRPYPPWSTAPITVPGQTRLIGVGGLLASADSPAGSPAGSPLKSAWPLSAPSPACPTTIKAISGASPPTPASSSPVKSISDIPSSPIRSYRTVPSPIKTVVQQGPYPIYGSSILATSGSKPATDPASIKNLASAYTTRIPLHPSIPNGSLSERTSAPTSSVTSPKSLYNLYGSNLPFKTTHVTTATTEATSFSSVKNISSLSSLKTSVDSTLTSRGGRTSISSLSSAGQNTISSSDFSMMNGSVSPIKYPSSSSTPSSPSSRLLSERSNSLQERIQATTHAATSSVSAAINEALDSYSVSGYGTLRSLSSSRRSATATPPYGSLRSASTTPSPAISSNSMTVPVYSLLNVIPDSPVKPGPGSLKMALPDSPRTSSSSSSFPSCVTGTKLKSQLKSPPFITPPVIHPTAASNQEILKDVADMKQDLIRMTAILQTDTQMAAKTVQTSNTGTPKESKLEDQEPHTLVEKVKKDLFKVSEILQKDIMAEGKAGKETSSEEEWEEFSRDEIEEAQRSALQDYYLPFEENTLFKHQSMSSKELELTKVVDYLTNDIGASSLSKMAELRSKHEDEVKKEGEEKQKRVLKPSMTIQEHKLKMPPPVSGMIRSPSEKDLSKLAESYQGSDTILESPEELSHEQDKSPLSDSGFETRSEKTPSAPQSAESTGPKPLFTDSPIPPCVTETRTEVVHIRSYEQPDDLSEPGLMEEAASALPPLEPESSSTKPLQMKMSEDDALMNKSMCLKEETHITTTTRMVYHKPQLTDGTEMIEEGMSVRDIMKAFQSGRDPSKELAGLFEHKASQDSVKGDELTPRFLDRDIKSKPKVERIIEVHIEKGHSTADPTEVIIRETKKHPELYIYKSDRGIKELTDYDEAQQEEEELTAEESLPSFLETSRVNTPVSQEEDSRPSSAQLIGDDSYKALKLLSQHSIEYCDDELSEVRGESYKFAEKMLLSEKIETSLQSYSDTEDPSTVADKDHHRVSEETGRSEGVIQGQGSPKKEFVSSSKDGSPKSGKFMHKEEPSQFDKVTVLHYSTEPGSPKHAVWMRFTEDKHDRSRDKLLYEDRVDQTVKEAEEKLSEVSQFFRDKTEKLNDELQSPEKKPVRQLKEPRSWPSSPSSSPEKILQKSKAGDELYSKTKLKEPSVGKFFSSATAVEKKSSSLPSSPQKSVFSSNIQEKIKPEPKTSASEPSSPAHSTSTSKVSAVRMKFETAAQKVSQSQSSPTKIPPPVQPKPSVKKLQESKLPVYQFCTGGKASKVSEASEEHVQKKNERDKEDSKPELVPISKVPKSDKLPNKNVIVHSHDINETKTDKVAPKGKDSQFSPMQEIKESDKSQTVKTPVVCDSDTKKYQQITKDVSSTKDGKPELSLKDPEEPLNKNLRKKTESQIPIRKTSPCLDNNLTKKQITAKPSQIPTLSKPKSPETGRAKTDLTFEILDNSPKDSNSNNLPSPIEILEKVITPPVTVTTKENFKGIKTLPVYVQVGRQAEREAKGSLYTVKQKSSSAISPISPEDDTLEQVSFIDSSGKSPLTPETPSSEEVSYDLTCKTPDGFIEFLSGKPSPIMEVSEDSEEDGQGNTVFSLKEAKTESKTSVHDAQADFVNANKEETKMNDNQQELPDNLIKEETVNNMLGEIKGQEQKQVSKDKGIAYIEFPPPPPLDSASEISDTERKDSCASSETETEMMEVNLQEEHDKHLTEPVIRIQPPTPVPPSTDDSQSNAEDDDESIFQPIPCKKLTSKVSEEEENKREKEKTPKSKRHDKNGNKEPGGTNGSNGSTNGSKGSNGKGDDNDCEQNGNDQSITDCSIATTAEFSHDTDATEIDSLDGYELQDEDDGLCEQADLRLFGLPDSRRDVWATDTFRSSDRSFPQTKLEVIEEEKTPEECQKDILKKDTSTRNGKTDDVSNDGAKAQEQRLSDKEGFSDSYFSYKLEEELNSPFKTVATKGLDFDPWPSKGGEGEIVDMGGTRGNNGEPKPYGLAVEDQSQATTAETTPAQTPTDDSTPTSEPNPFPFHEGKMFEMTRSGAIDMSKRDMVEERLQFFQIGPQSPCERTDVRMAIVADHLGLSWTELARELNFSVEEINFIRVENPNSLTAQSFMLLKKWVYRDGKNATTDALTAVLTKINRLDIVTLLEGPIFDYGNISGTRCFADDNAVFPDQSDGDHNIDLELKTPTGLTYVPCTPLRSDEFFGEGEASVVSPSRTTLTRPSDLSLAQTTSTSSSDPPTVVPAPGSEPPIAGPEDTILTGGDRGVSVEMPDNDRRAGNLNEDGSQNGREKEEEMTQERLRSLLEDIQLEGGVEEEEMTEERVNAILEQVRQAEQNISSVPGWRTETSGATAGHSGKDTESSPDSPADSLEQPPAQNGGHAELGREGREKEAKRKGTEEDSRTAGPSRGREDVGDKTQHKVQETIRADESGSDNETTVTTRVYRRRVILKGEEARNIPGQSVTEEHFIDEDGSLVTRKVIRKVVRRGFNSQERREGEVQNTPGEGALGVDVGEAVASGSAEATAENKGGRGKKRGKRSRHGHKEEPQREKTQPGDGSNKKHGKKSQS